From a single Labrenzia sp. PHM005 genomic region:
- a CDS encoding DUF2783 domain-containing protein, whose amino-acid sequence MALELTRNIADPDGFYEHLVSSQRHMSDEEANQMNARLILILANQVGEMETLKAAIDFAVDPKVGRKQAAA is encoded by the coding sequence ATGGCTCTTGAACTCACACGCAACATCGCCGACCCGGATGGTTTTTATGAGCATCTCGTCTCCAGCCAACGTCACATGAGCGACGAAGAGGCCAACCAGATGAATGCCCGGTTGATCCTGATCCTGGCCAATCAGGTAGGCGAAATGGAGACGCTTAAGGCGGCCATTGATTTCGCGGTTGACCCGAAGGTGGGCCGCAAACAAGCCGCTGCCTAG